CAACGACCCAACATTAATCGACATGCCTTGCATCCGAAGCGTATCGAAATAGGTTCGCAGATTGGCGCTTGACCCACCACAATTGCCCGTAATGACCGTTGTGACTCCATCATGGATAAAGTTAGGGGCACCTGGTTGTGCTTCCAGACTGCCTTCTACGTGTGCATGAACATCAATAAACCCGGGAGAAACAATGAGCCCTGTGGCATCGATCGTTCGTTTGGCATCCGAAGACGCGACGGAGCCAATCCGAACGACACGTCCATTCTGAACGGCTACATCAGCATATACCCAGGGGTTACCCGTACCATCGACCACTCGACCATTTTTGATAACAAGATCATATGGCTGGGCATTGACCAAACAGGCTGAAAACAGGAAGAGAATGAGAGAAAGGTAACGGTGCTTCATCAGGTTGCAGAGGAAGTAAAAAACAGGAAATCAGCTAGTAATATGGCCGATTCCATTGTTAAAATCAAATCCCCCGCAATAAATAGAACACGGATTTTTAGGATGATTATGATTTGCACTGATCATCCTAAAAATCCGTGTTCTATTTATTGTTCGTCGGCACTTGGGCCGTAGCTCCCCGGAATCGGAATATCGAGCAACCGGAGGAAAACGCCCAACTGCGCCCTATGGTGCACAATCTGGCAGAGTGCCGTTCGTACCACTTCATGCTTCGGTTCTACAAAATAGACTTGCTCTCCATTTCGCAGCGTCCAGGGTGCATTCAAAATGGCTTCATTCTCCGGTACTAACTGCGATTTCCCATCGGCTAAACACGTTTCGGCATAGGCCATTAACTCAGCGGTATTGGCAATAAAGTCTTCGGTATACGGATTTTTGGCAAAGTCCAGTCCATCGGTTGTTAACGCCATGGTTATCCAGGTTGGCAAATTGGCAATGTGTGTCGCTAATTGCCGGACTGTCATACTCTTCTGGTGAGGTTTCCAATCGTATTTGTCGTCTGGGATTCGCTGGAGCATTTTACGGGTAGTTTGGGTTTCCTGCTCTAGTTCTTTCAAAAAAATGGGAATCAGTTCCATAAGATTTGTCGTTGGTTTATTAACAATACAAAGATCGTTGGACCCTGTGACAGCCCTATGTCAGTAGTGTTTTGCTCATTTTCACTTACTTTGCAGAAGGTATTTAACTACCTAAATCATTCGCTACATTACTGGCCGCCCCGATGAAACTAAGTCTGTTTTTGCTGCTTTTGGGCATCACATCCATCGGTTTTGCTCAATCGACAAAGCCCATTTTCCCAAAGCCGCTAAGCCCGCGCCTGGCGAATTACCAGATCGATGTGCGTCTCGATCCAGCCACAAAGAAGCTAACTGGCCGCGAAACGCTCACCTGGCGCAATCCTTCGGCTGATGTAATTCGTGAATTGCAATTCCATTTATACCTCAATGCTTTTCGGAATGAGCAATCATCGTTTATGCGTGAATCGGGAGGCCAGTTGCGTGGAGACCAAATGGACCGGAATGCCAAAGAAAACCCGTACGGCTGGATAGATGTCGTGTCGATGAAAGCCCGGAATCCAACCGCCAATACGACCGAAGCGCTGGCCTATGAATTTATTCAGCCCGACGACCTGAACCGCGACGACCATACGGTGATTCGAGTACCACTGAGCAAACCCGTTGGGCCGGGCGAAACGATTGTTTTAGACATTGCTTTTCAGGCGAAACTACCAAAGATCTTCGCCCGTACGGGTTTTAGTCGCGACTTCTTTCTGGTAGGCCAGTGGTTTCCGAAAATTGGTGTGTACGAACCGGCTGGAACACGCTATGCAAAGGTCGGCCAGTGGAATTGTCATCAGTTTCACGCCCATTCCGAATTCTATGCAGACTATAGCGTTTACGATGTCAACATCACTACCCCCAAAGATTATTGGGTTAGCGCTACAGGCTTGTTTCAGTCGGAGAAAATGCACCAGAATGGGACCAAAACCATCCTCTATCATGCTGAAGATGTCGTAGACTTTGCCTGGACAGCTTCGCCCCACTTTAAGGTGATCAACGATGCCTGGAAGCGACCATCGGGAGGGGAGGTTAGTATTGAGTTGATTATGCAGCCCGAACACCTGCATCAGGCTAAACGCCACCTGGACGCAGCCAAAGCCGCGCTGGCCTATTTCGATAAACACCTGGGAAAATATCCGTTTCCTAACCTGACCATTGTTGATCCCCCACTCCATGCCAGTGGTTCGGCCGGAATGGAATACCCCACATTGATTACGGCCGGGACTGCCTGGTTCGTACCCGACGCTGCCCGCATTCCAGAAGGCGTAACCGTTCATGAATTTGGGCACCAGTACTTTATGCAACTTTTGGCGACTAACGAATTTGAAGAAGCCTGGCTCGACGAGGGCTTTAACCAGTACTACGAAGGACGAATTATGGACGAAACCTACGGCCCACACTCCTCGCAGTTGGATTTATTTGGTTTTCGGACCGGTGATCTGGAAGAGTCACGTGGTAATTATGTGCATCAGGACAACCCGGCGCTAGGCTCTTCGTTTGGCAATACCTGGCAACTGCCACCGGGGCAATATGGTGTACTGACCTATTCTAAAACAGCTACCTGGATGCGGACACTGGAAGGGCTGGTTGGTCGGTCGGTGATGGACGAAATCATGCAAACGTATTTCAACCGCTGGCAATTTAAACACCCCAACGGCCAGAACTTCATCGACATTGTCAACGAGATCGTACCAAAACGGCTAGGCAGTAAGTACGGCCCCAATATGAACTGGTTCTTCAATGAAGCCCTGTATGGCGATAACGTAGTCGACTATCAATTGCTTAGTATCAAAAACAAAGGCAATCAATCCGTTATAACCGTCCAGCGGAACAATGATGGAAAAATACCCGTCGATATTCTGGTACATTTTGAGAACGGGAAGGAGTTGATGCTCTTCTGGGATGGGCAGGCCCGACAACGTCAGTTTACGGTGTCGGAAGGTTCAAATGTTGTCTGGGCAACTGTCGATCCGAAGCAAAAAGTCTACATGGACACTAACCTGAACAACAACAGCTTAACCTTAAGTCCATCCACAGCACCTGCTGCTAAGTTTGCCACCAAATTTTTGTTCTGGCTCGAAAACTGGATGCAGTGGCTGGCTTGGCTGGCATAAGCATTCCCACTTTTTTGTATCTTTCGGTAAGCAAACGAATACGTCTATGAGCATTCAGGAAATGAGGAGCAAACTCCATCAACTGATCGATGAAGAGCAGAATGAAACAATCCTGGCAGAAGTAAGCCGAATTTTATCGGGCGAATCAGAAACAGATATTCTTGAGGATTTAACCGATGATCAATTAGCCGGTTTAGAAAAGGCCAGAGAAGAAATTCAAAATGGCAACTATATTTCTCTGGCAGAACATAAACAAAAAATTGAGCAATGGCTGGCAGCCAGAAGATAATAGTAACTGCCTCCGCAGAGGCT
This window of the Spirosoma aerolatum genome carries:
- a CDS encoding DinB family protein; amino-acid sequence: MELIPIFLKELEQETQTTRKMLQRIPDDKYDWKPHQKSMTVRQLATHIANLPTWITMALTTDGLDFAKNPYTEDFIANTAELMAYAETCLADGKSQLVPENEAILNAPWTLRNGEQVYFVEPKHEVVRTALCQIVHHRAQLGVFLRLLDIPIPGSYGPSADEQ
- a CDS encoding M1 family metallopeptidase — encoded protein: MKLSLFLLLLGITSIGFAQSTKPIFPKPLSPRLANYQIDVRLDPATKKLTGRETLTWRNPSADVIRELQFHLYLNAFRNEQSSFMRESGGQLRGDQMDRNAKENPYGWIDVVSMKARNPTANTTEALAYEFIQPDDLNRDDHTVIRVPLSKPVGPGETIVLDIAFQAKLPKIFARTGFSRDFFLVGQWFPKIGVYEPAGTRYAKVGQWNCHQFHAHSEFYADYSVYDVNITTPKDYWVSATGLFQSEKMHQNGTKTILYHAEDVVDFAWTASPHFKVINDAWKRPSGGEVSIELIMQPEHLHQAKRHLDAAKAALAYFDKHLGKYPFPNLTIVDPPLHASGSAGMEYPTLITAGTAWFVPDAARIPEGVTVHEFGHQYFMQLLATNEFEEAWLDEGFNQYYEGRIMDETYGPHSSQLDLFGFRTGDLEESRGNYVHQDNPALGSSFGNTWQLPPGQYGVLTYSKTATWMRTLEGLVGRSVMDEIMQTYFNRWQFKHPNGQNFIDIVNEIVPKRLGSKYGPNMNWFFNEALYGDNVVDYQLLSIKNKGNQSVITVQRNNDGKIPVDILVHFENGKELMLFWDGQARQRQFTVSEGSNVVWATVDPKQKVYMDTNLNNNSLTLSPSTAPAAKFATKFLFWLENWMQWLAWLA